CGATGGTCAGCATGGCCAGCGTTCCGGCCAGCGGGTGGATCAGTGTCTTCATGGTCGGTCACCCCGGACAGTCGACCCCTCGCCGCCTTGCATCGGTGGCGCCGAGGCCGTATCGTCATCAGGATGCATATTTGACATCATAATGTCAATTCGGATCGATGATGCCAATGACCGAGCACAGCCGCACGCCCGCCGGAGACGCCCTCACCGGGCTGATCCTCACCCTGTTCCGGGCCAACAACCTGACGCTGACCTGGGGCGACCGCATGGTGGCGCCGCTGGGCCTGACCAGCGCCCGCTGGCAGATGCTGGGCGCCATCGCCTATGCCCGCCGGCCGCGCCCCGTGGCCTGGCTGGCGCGCGACCTCGGCGCCAACCGGCAGAACGTGCAGCGCATCGTCAACGAGCTGGAAAAGGACGGCCTCGTCGCCTTCGAGCCCAACCCGCATCACAAGCGGGCCCACCTCGTGGTGCTCACCGACAAGGGGCGGCAGGCCTACGAGAAGGCGCTGCGCCTCTACACGCCCCGCGCCGCCGCCCTGGCCGACGGCCTCGCCACGGAAGACATCGCCACCGCCCGCCGCGTGCTGGATACGCTCAGGGCAAGGCTGGAAGCGGAGGACGAGGGAACCGAGCGGTAGCGGTCAATCCTAATGCAGTTCCAGCAAAAGTGGGTGCCGGTTTTGCATCGGCTTAAAACGGGAGAAGAGCGTCGACCGGGAGAAGCCGGCCGCGCGAGGCGCCGCCTCTGGTTCTCCACTGTCCAAAACTCAGCCTCAGGCCCCATCCGGATTAATGCTCATGCACAAAACGGATAGGATGTGCCTTCAGCACGCACAACCTTAACCAACCATCAACCTTAATTTGTAACCAATTGTTCGACGGGGTTCGCTGCTGGA
The window above is part of the Pleomorphomonas sp. T1.2MG-36 genome. Proteins encoded here:
- a CDS encoding MarR family winged helix-turn-helix transcriptional regulator; its protein translation is MTEHSRTPAGDALTGLILTLFRANNLTLTWGDRMVAPLGLTSARWQMLGAIAYARRPRPVAWLARDLGANRQNVQRIVNELEKDGLVAFEPNPHHKRAHLVVLTDKGRQAYEKALRLYTPRAAALADGLATEDIATARRVLDTLRARLEAEDEGTER